The DNA sequence TCAATTCGAAAAAAGATGTATGCTTTGGAATCATTTGCGTTCTATTAATTCAGGCCATAATAGACCATGGATGGccgttggtgattttaatgagattgtgGCACCAGATGAGAGTACAggtgcttatttttcttctcacagAGCTAGTCTATTAGCTACTACTCTAGATGACTGTGAGCTCTTTGATCTTAAAGTGACTGGTAGGAGATATACTTGGTATAGAGCAGTTCAGGCTGGCAGGGACTTGGCTAAAAGGTTGGATAGAGCTATAGTTAATGAGGCGTGGATGACAATGTTTCCTGAGGGTTATTCTGAAATTCCTAGCAGGCTTCattctgatcattgtcctatttTAGTTCGTTGTCATGGTAGCCCCAGAGTGAAAGGTTCACGTCCTTTTAGGTTTCAAGCTGTGTGGGCAACACATCCTTCTTATAAACATGTTATTAGTAAGGCTTGGAATCAAGAGTTTGGAGGCGTTACCGAAAGGCTTAAGATGGTTCAACAGGCTTCTTTGGACTTCAACtcaaagatttttggaaatatttttgtgCGAAAAAATAAGCTGGAATATCAGATTGATCAGATTCAACGGCGTTTGGAGGTTACCGATGTGTTATCTCTGAGAATTAAAGAAGCTGAACTGAGGGAAGATTACAATAGGCTTTTGTTGCAAGAGGAACTTTTTTGGTACCAGAAATCTAGAGAGCAGTGGGTCAAGTATGGGGATAGAAACActaaattctttcatcttcagactttggtacgtagaaaccataatagagtacatggattatatgttagagatgggtcttggtctactgatccagatattctacaggaagaagctctc is a window from the Arachis hypogaea cultivar Tifrunner chromosome 17, arahy.Tifrunner.gnm2.J5K5, whole genome shotgun sequence genome containing:
- the LOC140180451 gene encoding uncharacterized protein, with the protein product MFNNLKNFWDKLGFHCVGIEEAVGHRGGIWFLSSIANASCVVIDQIDQCITVKVSVGHNRPWMAVGDFNEIVAPDESTGAYFSSHRASLLATTLDDCELFDLKVTGRRYTWYRAVQAGRDLAKRLDRAIVNEAWMTMFPEGYSEIPSRLHSDHCPILVRCHGSPRVKGSRPFRFQAVWATHPSYKHVISKAWNQEFGGVTERLKMVQQASLDFNSKIFGNIFVRKNKLEYQIDQIQRRLEVTDVLSLRIKEAELREDYNRLLLQEELFWYQKSREQWVKWHYQEPEMGFSALWPTAAHSMAFHH